In a genomic window of Nocardiopsis mwathae:
- a CDS encoding AMP-binding protein codes for MREFSRPVKVEISSQARLPDTVFARAAEEPTAVALRVQEAGQWRDVTCREFRDDVVAIAKALIAAGIEHGDRVGLMSRTRYEWTTIDYAVWSVGAVTVPIYETSSAEQVEWILGDSEAKAVFVEGEAHAERVRSVLPGLPGLAHTWKIEDGGLAAFVETGSGVDGSVVEERRTAGDVDELATLIYTSGTTGRPKGCELTHRNLLFTIMNVIEGPLQEVFTLQGRSTLLFLPLAHSFARVIQIGCIESRTILGHFPTTGPELIDQFGVFKPTFLLAVPRVFEKVFNKAEQKATAEGKGRIFAAAAATAIDYSKALDSGRVPLGLKLKHAVFAKLVYGKLLDRLGGEARYAVSGGSALGERLGHFFRGVGLTIIEGYGLTETSAPTSVNTPAKNKIGTVGPPLPGATIKIDDDGEVLCKGDHIMRGYWRNERATADAFDADGFYRTGDLGALDEEGYLRITGRKKEIIVTAGGKNVAPAVIEDRIRGHAIISQCLVVGDNRNFVSALVTIDPEAFEFWKQQNDRTGEIADLVDDPGLIAAVQEAVDDANKAVSKAESVRKFRILPEDFSEEGGQMTASLKVKRHVVTKQYEHEIERIYTG; via the coding sequence GTGCGCGAATTCAGCCGTCCTGTGAAGGTCGAGATCTCATCGCAGGCGCGCCTGCCCGATACGGTCTTCGCCCGCGCCGCCGAGGAGCCCACCGCCGTCGCGCTCCGGGTTCAGGAAGCCGGCCAGTGGCGGGACGTCACCTGCCGGGAGTTCCGCGACGACGTCGTGGCGATCGCCAAGGCGCTGATCGCCGCCGGCATCGAGCACGGCGACCGCGTCGGCCTGATGTCGCGGACCCGCTACGAGTGGACCACCATCGACTACGCGGTCTGGTCGGTCGGCGCCGTGACCGTGCCGATCTATGAGACCTCCTCCGCCGAACAGGTCGAGTGGATCCTCGGAGACTCGGAGGCCAAGGCGGTCTTCGTCGAGGGCGAGGCCCACGCCGAACGCGTCAGGTCGGTGCTGCCCGGCCTCCCCGGGCTCGCCCACACGTGGAAGATCGAGGACGGCGGCCTGGCCGCCTTCGTCGAGACGGGCTCCGGCGTCGACGGCTCCGTCGTGGAGGAGCGGCGGACCGCGGGCGACGTCGACGAGCTCGCCACGCTGATCTACACCTCCGGCACCACCGGGCGCCCCAAGGGCTGCGAGCTGACCCACCGCAACCTGCTCTTCACCATCATGAACGTGATCGAGGGCCCGCTGCAGGAGGTCTTCACCCTGCAGGGCCGCTCGACCCTCCTCTTCCTCCCGCTGGCCCACTCGTTCGCCCGGGTCATCCAGATCGGCTGCATCGAGTCCAGGACGATCCTCGGCCACTTCCCGACGACCGGCCCGGAACTCATCGACCAGTTCGGCGTCTTCAAGCCGACCTTCCTGCTGGCCGTGCCGCGCGTCTTCGAGAAGGTGTTCAACAAGGCCGAGCAGAAGGCCACCGCCGAGGGCAAGGGCAGGATCTTCGCCGCCGCGGCGGCCACCGCCATCGACTACAGCAAGGCCCTGGACAGCGGGCGCGTCCCGCTGGGCCTGAAGCTCAAGCACGCCGTGTTCGCCAAGCTCGTCTACGGCAAGCTTCTGGACCGCCTGGGCGGCGAGGCCCGGTACGCGGTGTCCGGCGGCTCCGCGCTGGGCGAGCGGCTGGGCCACTTCTTCCGCGGCGTGGGGCTCACCATCATCGAGGGCTACGGGCTCACCGAGACCTCCGCCCCCACCTCGGTCAACACGCCCGCCAAGAACAAGATCGGCACCGTCGGCCCGCCGCTCCCCGGCGCCACCATCAAGATCGACGACGACGGCGAGGTGCTGTGCAAGGGCGACCACATCATGCGCGGCTACTGGCGCAACGAGCGGGCCACCGCCGACGCGTTCGACGCGGACGGCTTCTACCGCACCGGTGACCTGGGCGCCCTGGACGAGGAGGGGTACCTGCGCATCACCGGCCGGAAGAAGGAGATCATCGTGACGGCCGGCGGCAAGAACGTCGCCCCGGCGGTGATCGAGGACCGCATCCGAGGGCACGCCATCATCAGCCAGTGCCTGGTGGTCGGGGACAACCGCAACTTCGTCTCCGCGCTGGTCACCATCGACCCGGAGGCCTTCGAGTTCTGGAAGCAGCAGAACGACCGCACCGGCGAGATCGCGGACCTGGTCGACGACCCGGGCCTCATCGCCGCGGTGCAGGAGGCCGTGGACGACGCCAACAAGGCCGTGTCCAAGGCGGAGTCGGTGCGCAAGTTCAGGATCCTGCCCGAGGACTTCTCCGAGGAGGGCGGCCAGATGACGGCGTCGCTGAAGGTGAAGCGGCACGTCGTCACCAAGCAGTACGAGCACGAGATCGAGCGGATCTACACGGGCTGA
- a CDS encoding C40 family peptidase — protein MDERQEPQGRRSFRRHLAIVGFVAAGALLTSTGVAFADPTADEVRDRIEKLEKEYAELADAYNQAKEDHDAARKKLDDLESKRDDAQEKLDGLENGVRRLATSAYLGVDYSSPAYLMTADGPDDALQQSADLDYLSESQKAGLRKYLEQKSELDDLESEAESTEKKAKEKLDDAEDAKDEAQEKIDKQQEILDGLTEEEQAQATAGVDGGRSSGSGSSSSSSGGGASYNGSASGNARVALDFVYAQIGDAYRLGANGPDVWDCSSLVQAAWRQAGVSLPRTTFDQVNAGKRVSWDNMRPGDLIFFYGGPSHVGMYVGDGKMVHASNPSKPVAEVTLNSYYRNNFTAAVRP, from the coding sequence GTGGACGAACGCCAGGAACCCCAGGGGCGCCGCTCCTTCCGCCGTCACCTCGCGATCGTCGGCTTCGTCGCCGCGGGGGCTCTGCTCACCTCCACCGGAGTCGCCTTCGCCGACCCCACCGCCGATGAGGTCCGGGACAGGATCGAGAAGCTCGAAAAGGAGTACGCGGAGCTCGCCGACGCCTACAACCAGGCCAAGGAGGACCACGACGCCGCGCGTAAGAAGCTCGACGACCTGGAGTCCAAGCGCGACGACGCTCAGGAGAAGCTCGACGGCCTGGAGAACGGGGTACGCCGACTGGCGACGTCGGCCTACCTGGGGGTCGACTACTCCTCACCCGCCTACCTGATGACCGCGGACGGCCCCGACGACGCCCTGCAGCAGTCGGCCGACCTCGACTACCTCTCCGAGAGCCAGAAGGCGGGCCTGCGGAAGTACCTGGAGCAGAAGTCCGAGCTCGACGACCTGGAGTCCGAGGCCGAGTCCACGGAGAAGAAGGCCAAGGAGAAGCTCGACGACGCCGAGGACGCCAAGGACGAGGCGCAGGAGAAGATCGACAAGCAGCAGGAGATCCTCGACGGGCTGACCGAGGAGGAGCAGGCCCAGGCCACCGCCGGTGTCGACGGCGGGCGGTCCTCGGGATCCGGATCCTCCTCGTCCTCCTCCGGCGGGGGCGCGTCCTACAACGGCTCGGCCTCCGGCAACGCCCGGGTGGCCCTGGACTTCGTCTACGCTCAGATCGGCGACGCCTACCGGCTGGGCGCCAACGGCCCGGACGTGTGGGACTGCTCCAGCCTGGTCCAGGCCGCCTGGAGGCAGGCCGGAGTGAGCCTGCCGCGCACCACCTTCGACCAGGTCAACGCCGGCAAGCGGGTCTCCTGGGACAACATGCGGCCGGGCGACCTGATCTTCTTCTACGGCGGCCCCAGCCACGTCGGCATGTACGTCGGCGACGGCAAGATGGTGCACGCCTCCAACCCGTCCAAGCCGGTCGCCGAGGTCACCCTCAACAGCTACTACCGGAACAACTTCACCGCCGCCGTGCGGCCCTGA
- a CDS encoding C40 family peptidase has product MANKDGGRQTARRIATGLGVVVAGGLIAPTGVAYADPEPTREDVEKTLDDLNKEAGKIVQDYNEANDDYKAAKKKADELEEQVGDEEDRYNELRDEVANFASAVYKSNDLDATTTILAAENPEKLLEQSDDLDYLSDAQQSKLDEFGDSSERLFKLKDEAGDALKDAKKAREEAKKKKDEVEAKIKEQKDLLAEFPDAEEAGSQGGSDAAGGYTGSATGNARAALDFAYSQLGKPYIFGSAGPNGYDCSGLVMRSWAAGGVNLPRTTYSQAEVGQRVSRDQLQPGDILFFSSLGHNGLYAGNGKMVHAPRTGKNLEEVPLAGYWDGQFMFGVRP; this is encoded by the coding sequence ATGGCGAACAAAGATGGTGGTCGGCAGACGGCCCGCCGGATCGCGACCGGTCTGGGCGTGGTCGTCGCCGGTGGCCTGATCGCGCCCACTGGTGTCGCGTATGCCGATCCCGAGCCGACCCGGGAGGACGTCGAGAAGACTCTCGACGACCTCAACAAAGAGGCCGGCAAGATCGTTCAGGACTACAACGAGGCCAACGACGACTACAAGGCCGCGAAGAAGAAGGCCGACGAGCTCGAAGAGCAGGTCGGTGACGAGGAGGACCGGTACAACGAGCTGCGCGACGAGGTCGCCAACTTCGCCAGTGCCGTCTACAAGTCCAACGACCTCGACGCCACCACCACCATCCTCGCCGCCGAGAACCCCGAGAAGCTCCTTGAGCAGAGCGACGACCTCGACTACCTCTCCGACGCCCAGCAGTCCAAGCTGGACGAGTTCGGCGACTCCTCCGAGCGTCTCTTCAAGCTGAAGGACGAGGCCGGCGACGCCCTCAAGGACGCGAAGAAGGCCCGCGAGGAGGCCAAGAAGAAGAAGGACGAGGTCGAGGCGAAGATCAAGGAGCAGAAGGACCTGCTCGCCGAGTTCCCCGACGCCGAGGAGGCCGGATCCCAGGGCGGCTCCGACGCCGCCGGCGGCTACACGGGCAGCGCCACCGGCAACGCCCGCGCCGCCCTGGACTTCGCCTACTCCCAGCTGGGCAAGCCCTACATCTTCGGCTCGGCCGGGCCCAACGGCTACGACTGCTCCGGCCTGGTCATGCGTTCCTGGGCCGCCGGCGGCGTGAACCTGCCGCGTACCACCTACAGCCAGGCCGAGGTGGGACAGCGCGTCTCCCGCGACCAGCTGCAGCCGGGCGACATCCTGTTCTTCAGCAGCCTCGGCCACAACGGCCTGTACGCCGGCAACGGCAAGATGGTCCACGCGCCGCGCACCGGCAAGAACCTCGAAGAGGTGCCGCTGGCCGGGTACTGGGACGGTCAGTTCATGTTCGGCGTCCGCCCGTAG